A genomic region of Gemmata massiliana contains the following coding sequences:
- a CDS encoding rhodanese-like domain-containing protein: MMIPQIQPTELKRILDAGQPVVLLDVRQPDEHAFCALPGSVLIPLGELAARVEEVQPGDAPVIVYCHHGVRSLTGAAILRSAGIEAFSLAGGIDRWTLTVDPSVPRY, translated from the coding sequence ATGATGATTCCACAAATCCAACCGACCGAATTGAAGCGCATCCTCGACGCGGGCCAGCCGGTCGTGCTGCTCGACGTGCGCCAACCGGACGAGCACGCCTTTTGCGCGCTACCGGGAAGTGTGCTCATTCCACTGGGTGAACTCGCCGCGCGCGTTGAAGAAGTGCAACCGGGAGACGCGCCCGTGATCGTGTACTGTCACCACGGGGTTCGCAGTTTGACCGGCGCCGCGATCCTTCGCAGCGCGGGAATCGAAGCCTTTTCGTTGGCCGGCGGGATCGACCGCTGGACGCTCACGGTCGATCCGAGTGTGCCGCGGTATTGA
- the ybeY gene encoding rRNA maturation RNase YbeY, whose amino-acid sequence MIRVSVANPYEYPLEFQQLKDAARTVLEGEGTKAGKVTLAFVDNPHIHRLNKQFLDHDEPTDVLTFPYTDPGAKTLEGEVVIGYEVAKEYAADRNHETNLELLLYVVHGCLHLCGYTDTDDKGEREMRAKEREYLTKLGLPDIAGG is encoded by the coding sequence TATCCGTCGCCAATCCTTACGAATACCCGCTCGAGTTCCAGCAGCTCAAGGACGCCGCACGCACGGTCCTGGAGGGCGAGGGCACGAAGGCGGGCAAGGTCACGCTCGCGTTCGTCGACAACCCGCACATTCACCGGCTGAACAAGCAATTCCTCGACCACGACGAGCCGACCGACGTCCTCACCTTCCCGTACACGGACCCGGGGGCGAAGACCCTCGAGGGTGAGGTAGTGATCGGTTACGAGGTCGCCAAAGAGTACGCGGCCGATCGCAACCACGAGACCAACCTGGAACTACTGCTCTACGTCGTCCACGGGTGCCTGCACCTGTGCGGGTACACCGATACCGACGACAAGGGCGAGCGCGAGATGCGAGCGAAGGAGCGCGAGTACCTCACGAAATTGGGACTGCCGGATATTGCCGGCGGGTGA
- a CDS encoding SMP-30/gluconolactonase/LRE family protein has protein sequence MFRCLAVTTVALATIVATGALRPARSTAADDPKLPMTIGSVERKDAKLDALIPKDAKIEVLAGGFKWTEGPVWDKKNNALLFTDIPNNRVVRWSAKDGVKEDFIKPSGYTGKDEFKGYEPGANGLAFDKDGNLILCQHGDRRIARFGKDGKFETLADKYMGKRFNSPNDLVFAKSGDLYFTDPPYGLPEQMKDPKKELDFQGVYRLSPKGEVTLLTKEMSRPNGIALAPDEKTLYVANSDPDKAILMAFPINADGTLGKGKVIFDATADVKANPNKGLPDGLKVDAKGNIFATAVNGVYVCSPEGALIGRILTNDKTANCAWGDDGTVLYLATNDKLTRIKTTTKGLGW, from the coding sequence ATGTTCCGTTGCCTGGCTGTGACCACAGTCGCCCTTGCCACCATTGTCGCTACCGGGGCGCTGCGCCCCGCGCGCAGCACGGCCGCCGACGATCCGAAACTGCCGATGACCATCGGCTCCGTCGAACGCAAGGACGCGAAACTCGACGCCCTTATCCCCAAGGACGCGAAAATCGAAGTTCTGGCCGGCGGGTTCAAGTGGACCGAGGGGCCGGTGTGGGACAAAAAGAACAACGCGCTGCTCTTCACCGATATTCCGAACAACCGCGTCGTGCGCTGGTCCGCGAAGGACGGGGTGAAGGAAGATTTCATCAAGCCCAGCGGGTACACGGGCAAGGACGAGTTCAAGGGGTACGAACCGGGCGCCAACGGCCTCGCATTCGATAAAGACGGCAACCTCATCCTCTGCCAGCACGGTGACCGCCGGATCGCCCGGTTCGGCAAGGACGGCAAGTTCGAGACGCTCGCCGACAAGTACATGGGGAAGCGGTTCAACAGCCCGAACGACCTCGTGTTCGCGAAGAGTGGTGACCTGTACTTTACCGACCCGCCCTACGGTCTGCCCGAGCAGATGAAAGACCCCAAGAAGGAACTCGACTTCCAGGGCGTCTACCGCCTCTCGCCGAAGGGCGAGGTCACGCTCCTGACGAAAGAGATGTCGCGCCCCAACGGGATCGCGCTGGCGCCAGACGAGAAGACGCTCTACGTCGCCAACTCCGACCCGGACAAGGCGATCCTGATGGCGTTCCCGATCAACGCGGACGGCACGCTCGGCAAGGGCAAGGTGATCTTCGACGCGACGGCCGACGTGAAGGCCAACCCGAACAAGGGCTTGCCCGACGGCCTGAAGGTGGACGCGAAGGGGAACATCTTCGCCACCGCGGTGAACGGTGTGTACGTCTGCTCTCCCGAAGGCGCGCTGATCGGTCGCATCCTCACCAACGACAAGACCGCGAACTGTGCATGGGGTGACGACGGGACCGTGCTGTACTTGGCCACGAACGATAAGCTCACCCGCATCAAGACGACCACGAAGGGCTTGGGGTGGTAA
- the lysS gene encoding lysine--tRNA ligase — MPEETSDLAEVRLQKLQQIEALGLDPWGQRFDNAQPIEQVIALPADLPEDQRPRVRIAGRITSRRSKGKLHFLDISDASGHPVTRRTKGDQSGKYEATEYIGLSSTVQVMIGQNQVGETGWALAQLFDLGDLIGVEGVFGKTRMGELTIFADKLTFLTKSLEPHPDKWAGMQDIEFVLRHRYLDLTYNPLTLDRAKKRVKIIRTIRTHLDAQGYMEVETPTLHAIAGGAAARPFETHHNALDIDLFVRIALELPLKRLLVGGIEKVYELGRVFRNEGISPRHNPEFTMLELYQAYGDYRSMMDLTEGLIVACVDILGGGRTIPFGEKTVNFEPPFQRAKYADLFREHVGCDMTDEVAVRAAARAENIELEMAPTKGAPKVAKAHVVLVQELFEDLVEEKLVGPVFVYDYPSPLCPLTKRKRENPAIAERFELYVHGMELANAYTELNDPITQEQTFTQQLAGLSDEDSMAKMDHDFIRALRHGMPPAGGLGIGIDRLVMLLTNTQTIRDVILFPLLRPEAK; from the coding sequence GTGCCCGAAGAAACATCCGACCTCGCCGAAGTCCGGCTCCAAAAGCTCCAGCAGATCGAGGCGCTCGGCCTCGACCCGTGGGGCCAGCGGTTCGACAACGCCCAGCCGATCGAGCAAGTCATCGCTTTACCGGCCGACTTGCCAGAAGACCAGCGCCCGCGCGTCCGTATAGCGGGCCGGATCACGAGCCGCCGTAGCAAGGGGAAGCTCCACTTCCTCGACATCAGTGACGCTTCAGGGCACCCGGTGACCCGGCGAACCAAGGGCGACCAGTCGGGCAAGTACGAGGCCACCGAATACATCGGTTTGTCGAGTACCGTCCAGGTGATGATCGGTCAGAATCAAGTCGGTGAAACCGGCTGGGCACTCGCTCAGTTGTTCGATCTTGGTGACTTGATTGGGGTCGAGGGGGTGTTCGGGAAGACGCGGATGGGCGAACTGACGATCTTCGCAGACAAGCTCACCTTCCTGACGAAGTCGCTCGAACCGCACCCGGACAAGTGGGCCGGGATGCAGGACATCGAATTCGTGCTCCGGCACCGGTACCTGGATCTGACTTACAATCCGCTCACGCTCGATCGGGCGAAGAAGCGCGTGAAGATCATCCGCACGATCCGCACCCACCTCGACGCCCAGGGCTACATGGAGGTGGAAACGCCCACGCTGCACGCGATCGCGGGCGGGGCGGCCGCGCGCCCGTTCGAGACGCACCACAACGCGCTCGACATCGATCTGTTCGTGCGCATCGCGCTCGAACTGCCCCTGAAGCGCCTACTGGTCGGCGGGATCGAAAAGGTGTACGAACTCGGCCGGGTGTTCCGCAACGAGGGCATCAGCCCGCGGCACAACCCCGAGTTCACCATGCTCGAACTGTACCAGGCTTACGGCGACTACCGCAGCATGATGGACCTGACCGAGGGGCTGATCGTGGCCTGCGTTGATATCCTGGGGGGCGGGCGCACGATCCCGTTCGGCGAGAAGACGGTGAACTTCGAGCCGCCGTTCCAGCGCGCGAAGTACGCGGACCTGTTCCGCGAACACGTCGGCTGCGACATGACCGACGAGGTCGCGGTGCGGGCCGCGGCACGCGCGGAGAACATCGAACTCGAAATGGCCCCGACGAAGGGCGCCCCGAAGGTCGCGAAGGCGCACGTTGTTCTCGTACAGGAACTGTTCGAGGACTTGGTGGAAGAGAAGCTAGTCGGGCCAGTGTTCGTGTACGACTACCCCTCTCCGCTGTGCCCGCTGACCAAGCGGAAGCGCGAAAACCCCGCGATCGCGGAGCGGTTCGAGTTGTACGTTCACGGCATGGAACTGGCGAACGCCTACACCGAACTGAACGACCCGATCACGCAGGAGCAGACGTTCACGCAGCAACTGGCCGGGCTGTCCGACGAAGATTCGATGGCCAAGATGGACCACGATTTCATTCGCGCGCTGCGCCACGGGATGCCGCCCGCGGGCGGTTTGGGTATCGGTATCGACCGGCTCGTGATGCTGCTCACCAACACGCAGACCATCCGCGACGTGATCCTGTTCCCGCTGCTGCGCCCCGAAGCGAAGTGA
- a CDS encoding peptide MFS transporter — protein MRQEYWIMAIAWLFVFAWIPIVIATNRKVHPKVLFFLFMVELWERFSYYGMRAFLVLYLGAQVMNGGFGMDKETRYAVYAAFGALVYLTPLAGGFLADKILGFRRAIIWGAILMAAGQFTLSAGQGNEYALYLGLALLVTGNGFFKPNISSMIGKFYPQGDPRRDQAFTIFYMGINTGAFISPLTCGAVAQIEGWSYGFLLAGIGMSVGLAIFLYTSSRGFLEQHADPPAEGIKTFRGLPVGPAVYIGTLLFVLLAAGLIYKNSIVTYILIALGLAAIAYMLVLSFLYPVAERQRIWVLITLLFFTSVFWGFFELAGSALNVFTDENVDKTVFGSPIPASVFQAVNALFIVLLAPLFTLMWGQLAKKGLEPAAPVKFAFGLLLLGVGFLILNLGRGAAVDGVMPLMFLILCYLFHTLGELALSPVGLSLVTKLAPARVVGFMMGFWFLSSAIGFQAGGWIAGKSATSGTATREETMNQALDVFNNVGLFALGSGALLLLLSPILKKWMHGVR, from the coding sequence ATGCGCCAAGAATACTGGATCATGGCGATTGCCTGGCTGTTTGTGTTCGCTTGGATTCCGATCGTCATCGCGACCAACCGGAAGGTTCACCCCAAGGTTCTGTTCTTCCTGTTCATGGTCGAGTTGTGGGAGCGCTTTAGCTACTACGGGATGCGGGCGTTTTTGGTGCTGTACCTCGGCGCCCAGGTGATGAACGGCGGGTTCGGGATGGACAAGGAGACACGGTACGCCGTGTACGCGGCGTTCGGCGCGCTAGTGTACCTGACGCCACTGGCCGGTGGGTTCCTCGCGGACAAGATCCTGGGGTTCCGGCGAGCCATCATCTGGGGGGCGATCCTGATGGCGGCCGGGCAGTTTACCCTCTCCGCCGGCCAGGGCAACGAGTACGCGCTGTACCTCGGGTTGGCCCTGTTGGTGACCGGTAACGGGTTCTTCAAGCCGAACATTTCGAGCATGATCGGCAAGTTCTACCCGCAGGGCGACCCGCGGCGCGATCAGGCGTTCACCATCTTCTACATGGGGATCAACACCGGGGCGTTTATCAGCCCGCTCACGTGCGGGGCGGTGGCCCAAATCGAGGGCTGGAGCTACGGGTTCTTGCTCGCGGGGATCGGGATGAGCGTCGGGCTCGCGATCTTCCTCTACACCTCGTCGCGCGGGTTCCTTGAGCAGCACGCGGACCCGCCCGCGGAAGGGATCAAAACGTTCCGCGGCTTGCCGGTCGGACCGGCGGTGTACATCGGCACCTTGCTGTTCGTTCTCCTCGCGGCCGGCCTGATCTACAAGAACAGCATTGTGACGTACATACTGATCGCGCTCGGTCTCGCGGCGATCGCGTACATGCTGGTCCTCTCGTTCCTGTACCCGGTCGCCGAGCGGCAGCGGATCTGGGTGCTCATCACGCTCCTGTTCTTCACGAGCGTGTTTTGGGGGTTCTTCGAGCTCGCCGGCAGCGCGCTGAACGTGTTCACCGACGAGAACGTGGACAAGACCGTGTTCGGCAGCCCGATCCCCGCGAGCGTGTTTCAGGCGGTGAACGCTCTGTTCATTGTGCTCCTGGCGCCGCTGTTCACCCTGATGTGGGGGCAACTGGCCAAGAAGGGGCTGGAACCCGCGGCCCCGGTGAAATTCGCCTTTGGCCTGCTCCTCCTCGGGGTCGGGTTCTTGATTCTGAACCTGGGCCGTGGGGCCGCCGTGGACGGGGTGATGCCGCTGATGTTCCTCATTTTGTGTTACCTGTTCCACACGCTCGGGGAACTCGCTTTGTCGCCGGTCGGTCTGTCGCTAGTGACCAAACTGGCCCCGGCACGAGTGGTCGGGTTCATGATGGGGTTCTGGTTCCTCTCGTCCGCGATCGGCTTCCAGGCCGGTGGGTGGATCGCTGGTAAGTCGGCCACGTCCGGGACCGCGACCCGCGAGGAAACGATGAACCAGGCGCTGGACGTGTTCAACAACGTCGGCCTGTTCGCACTCGGATCAGGGGCGCTGCTGTTACTGCTCTCGCCGATCTTGAAGAAGTGGATGCACGGCGTGAGGTAA
- a CDS encoding HEAT repeat domain-containing protein has protein sequence MNDEAALIAAIAAAPDDRHLPLVFADWLDDRGDPRGAWIRHPAVSLWMPPNYENPIPKLLAALAADKRVIDVRRAAEVIGSPIVPGLIELLKHEKPRVRRQACMCLRNIGKRAKEAVPALLEVLGDPERDVREQAAKALKDIGAVGITDIDQLKAALTDDDWGVRHAASQVLGSMRAKGSVLQEFVEQLDSPDPNDRQEAVRGLMQLGTADAVPAFDRALDDPEVAVREVAVQALGRLKFADASGALCRATKDRVATIRKSAARQLGSGGRYAALTPEVVAALVALLDDPVPDVRAAACAAIARFDSPLVPPLIPCVVALLDDLSTEVQQSAIGTLGGIARGNKAALQALTAQLNNLDPKHRQLAVNAIGIVGRNDSGALTALMPLFGDPVEEVAYEATSAIGNWEKLPASVAVPLLERLSRLRDADQQVHAIAGVLVALGRFEAPPAEVIEALREAVRTPPVGYGQLSAIEALAALGPAAVPAIPDLVALFTRDDQPVNYYAHSFAVTALVRVGERGRDQLVALLDTESDDTRTIILQGLRDQGTAALPFLPAVLRLYHHTTDERHRALIVELIRALGPEADAAIPDLMAALETTQSRHTRTNTLRALQQFGTAFLPYLPRLIEFARRPEFTNDLDTIATIVSHFAPCEPQVKDPLREFLRAAAPDETDNSALRRVKKSTRQICASALFALNDAALLPELAQLVNDPEADIRAAIAYELNRLNTPAVLPFLRRLLGDSAETVRLRAIEVLVRRNDTSTETIAALVHAVEDHAVKVRRAAIDALGKLNVSTDAVLAALSAATSDGDKKAAERAAIAFRKLAPKESKPARAKKPPAPTNPKGGLRRPREKKKPQ, from the coding sequence ATGAACGACGAAGCGGCACTCATCGCGGCGATCGCGGCCGCGCCCGACGACCGGCACCTGCCGCTGGTCTTCGCGGACTGGCTCGACGACCGCGGAGATCCGCGCGGGGCGTGGATTCGCCACCCCGCTGTTTCTCTCTGGATGCCACCCAACTACGAGAACCCGATCCCGAAGTTACTTGCCGCGCTCGCGGCGGATAAGCGCGTGATCGACGTGCGGCGGGCCGCCGAAGTGATCGGTTCCCCGATCGTCCCGGGGCTGATCGAGTTACTCAAGCACGAGAAGCCGCGCGTTCGGCGGCAGGCGTGCATGTGCTTGCGGAACATCGGCAAGCGCGCAAAAGAAGCCGTTCCCGCGCTTCTCGAAGTGCTCGGCGATCCCGAACGCGACGTGCGCGAGCAGGCCGCGAAGGCCCTCAAGGACATCGGAGCGGTCGGAATCACGGACATTGATCAACTGAAAGCCGCGCTCACCGACGACGACTGGGGCGTGCGCCACGCCGCGAGCCAGGTACTCGGTTCGATGCGCGCGAAGGGGAGCGTGCTCCAAGAGTTCGTTGAACAACTCGACAGTCCCGATCCCAACGACCGTCAGGAGGCGGTTCGTGGGCTGATGCAGCTCGGCACCGCGGATGCGGTACCCGCGTTTGATCGCGCGCTCGATGATCCCGAAGTGGCGGTGCGCGAAGTTGCGGTTCAGGCACTCGGCCGGTTGAAATTTGCGGACGCGTCGGGCGCACTGTGCCGCGCGACGAAGGACCGCGTCGCGACAATCCGCAAGAGCGCGGCCCGGCAACTCGGGAGCGGCGGTCGCTACGCGGCCCTCACACCGGAAGTGGTCGCGGCACTTGTCGCCTTGCTCGATGATCCGGTACCCGATGTGCGCGCAGCGGCGTGTGCGGCAATCGCTCGATTCGATAGCCCGCTAGTGCCTCCTCTAATCCCGTGCGTCGTTGCGTTGCTTGATGACCTCAGCACCGAAGTCCAGCAAAGCGCGATCGGCACGCTCGGCGGCATCGCCAGAGGTAATAAGGCCGCACTCCAAGCTCTGACCGCGCAACTCAATAACCTCGATCCCAAGCACCGCCAACTTGCTGTTAACGCTATCGGAATAGTTGGGCGAAATGATTCGGGCGCTCTCACTGCACTCATGCCGCTCTTCGGCGATCCGGTCGAGGAGGTGGCGTATGAAGCGACCAGCGCCATCGGCAACTGGGAGAAACTTCCGGCTTCGGTTGCGGTCCCACTTCTCGAGCGACTCTCTCGGCTGCGAGACGCTGATCAACAGGTACACGCGATCGCGGGTGTTTTGGTTGCCCTCGGCCGATTCGAGGCGCCACCCGCCGAGGTGATCGAAGCACTCCGCGAGGCCGTGCGCACTCCCCCCGTCGGGTACGGTCAACTGAGCGCAATCGAGGCGCTTGCCGCGCTGGGACCGGCAGCAGTTCCGGCAATTCCGGATCTCGTTGCCCTGTTCACTCGCGACGATCAGCCCGTGAACTACTACGCGCATTCGTTCGCGGTAACGGCACTCGTTCGCGTCGGCGAACGCGGGCGCGACCAGCTCGTTGCGTTGCTCGATACCGAGAGTGACGACACACGCACGATCATCCTTCAGGGCTTACGAGACCAGGGAACCGCCGCGCTACCGTTCCTGCCTGCCGTGCTCCGCCTCTACCACCACACGACCGACGAGCGGCACCGGGCACTCATCGTAGAACTGATCCGCGCCCTTGGTCCCGAGGCGGACGCCGCGATTCCGGACCTGATGGCGGCCCTCGAAACAACGCAATCGAGGCACACCAGAACCAACACGCTCCGCGCGCTCCAGCAGTTCGGTACGGCGTTCCTTCCATACCTACCGCGGTTGATCGAGTTCGCCCGTCGGCCCGAGTTCACGAATGATCTCGATACGATCGCCACGATCGTATCGCATTTCGCCCCGTGTGAACCGCAGGTCAAAGATCCACTGCGCGAATTCCTGCGTGCGGCCGCACCGGATGAAACAGACAACAGTGCCCTGCGTCGAGTCAAAAAGTCCACCCGGCAAATCTGCGCGAGTGCGTTGTTCGCGTTGAACGACGCGGCGCTATTGCCGGAACTTGCACAGTTGGTTAACGATCCCGAAGCCGATATCCGCGCGGCCATCGCCTACGAACTGAATCGACTCAACACACCGGCCGTTCTCCCGTTCCTTCGGCGACTGCTCGGCGACAGTGCAGAGACGGTACGCCTGCGTGCGATCGAAGTATTGGTCCGACGCAACGATACCTCAACTGAAACGATTGCCGCGCTGGTTCACGCGGTCGAGGACCACGCGGTGAAAGTGCGCCGAGCGGCGATCGATGCGCTGGGCAAGTTGAACGTGAGCACCGACGCGGTTCTCGCGGCACTCTCCGCCGCGACGAGTGATGGTGACAAAAAGGCGGCCGAGCGCGCCGCGATCGCGTTCCGGAAACTGGCCCCGAAAGAATCAAAGCCCGCGCGAGCCAAGAAACCACCGGCGCCGACGAACCCCAAAGGGGGCCTGCGTCGGCCGAGGGAAAAGAAGAAGCCCCAATGA